The Bacteroidales bacterium genome contains a region encoding:
- a CDS encoding LysM peptidoglycan-binding domain-containing protein gives MRNKTNILFFFLFGFFAFTFNCYAQKDYSNVEYLKESLAYSDFYEFIKYDKNMLEWQDVNVISPFFEKLKNADKDKVVILHIGDSHIQSDIGAGTTRALLQKIFGVGGRGIVFPYQIAKTHSAFDYYAKYSGTWIASKNVELKPKLNIGISGITCFTNDSSANFQLIFKNRYYSIHPSFTKLRLYCHKGKESFDIKIRSDKTKEWIDVNCSSKDTLPYVEILLPISFDTLFVEINKTSEEQKYFELYGIEIQGIKNSGIQYISVGINGAGYNSFFNQNLMKNQLKFINPDMVIFDLGINDFYRGAFNYQYVMSSINKAIALFKETCPNSVFVLPNAQDIYYRGRNITNCKNYSTLTRLIAKEQNIVLYDYFNISGGPQSMLLWSKNGLSQRDKVHLSYTGYKTKGELFCNAILNSYITYLSKKPDSLLVLNDCIDTTNFHNWIINKSTYYNRKQIETSDKINSYKDKPIVASKPALSSDGKYYIVRSGDNLGVIANKFGVSVSNLQNWNNLKSTTIYPGQKLLVGSGSSGSVSVSANTKTGVKTTTQQGAKKIVYTIKKGDNLFAIAKNFNVSIDNIKQWNGLSSNNITAGKSLVIYSSVSAPKTTTQTSSSSKPRNISYVVKSGDSLWSIANKYGTTVERIKKDNKLNSDKLILGQKLIIN, from the coding sequence ATGAGAAATAAAACAAACATATTATTTTTCTTCTTATTTGGATTTTTTGCATTCACTTTCAATTGCTATGCACAAAAGGATTATAGCAATGTTGAGTATTTAAAAGAATCCTTAGCTTATAGTGATTTTTACGAATTTATCAAATACGATAAAAACATGCTCGAATGGCAGGATGTAAACGTAATTTCTCCTTTTTTTGAAAAATTAAAAAACGCTGACAAAGATAAAGTTGTTATTCTTCATATTGGCGACTCACATATTCAAAGCGACATTGGAGCAGGCACAACAAGAGCTTTGTTGCAAAAAATTTTTGGTGTTGGTGGTAGAGGAATTGTGTTTCCATATCAAATTGCAAAAACACATTCAGCATTTGACTATTATGCTAAATATTCAGGAACATGGATTGCTTCAAAAAATGTTGAACTAAAGCCAAAGCTAAATATTGGAATTAGCGGTATCACTTGTTTTACAAATGATTCCTCTGCAAACTTTCAATTAATTTTTAAAAACCGTTATTACTCAATTCATCCAAGTTTTACCAAACTGCGCTTGTATTGCCATAAAGGAAAAGAAAGTTTTGATATAAAAATACGCTCTGACAAAACAAAAGAATGGATTGATGTAAATTGCAGTTCAAAAGACACTTTGCCCTACGTGGAAATCTTATTACCAATTTCTTTTGATACTTTGTTCGTGGAAATAAACAAAACTTCAGAAGAACAAAAATATTTTGAACTTTATGGTATAGAAATTCAAGGAATAAAAAATTCAGGAATTCAGTATATAAGTGTTGGTATTAATGGTGCTGGATATAATAGTTTTTTCAATCAAAATTTGATGAAAAATCAATTGAAATTTATTAATCCAGACATGGTTATTTTTGATCTTGGAATAAATGATTTTTACAGAGGTGCATTTAATTACCAATACGTGATGAGTAGCATAAACAAGGCTATTGCTCTTTTTAAAGAAACATGCCCTAACTCCGTTTTTGTTTTACCAAACGCACAAGACATTTATTATAGAGGCAGGAACATTACAAACTGCAAAAATTACAGCACACTTACCCGACTAATTGCCAAAGAACAAAACATTGTCCTGTATGATTATTTTAATATTTCAGGAGGACCTCAATCAATGCTTCTTTGGTCGAAAAATGGACTTTCTCAACGAGATAAAGTTCATTTAAGCTACACTGGCTACAAAACAAAAGGAGAACTTTTTTGTAACGCTATTTTAAACTCATACATAACATATTTATCCAAAAAACCTGATAGCTTATTGGTGTTGAACGACTGTATAGACACAACAAATTTCCACAATTGGATAATAAACAAATCTACTTACTATAACCGAAAACAAATAGAAACATCTGACAAGATAAATAGTTATAAAGACAAACCAATTGTTGCCAGCAAACCAGCTTTATCAAGCGATGGAAAATATTATATTGTTCGTTCTGGAGACAACTTGGGCGTTATAGCTAATAAATTTGGCGTTAGCGTATCCAATTTGCAAAACTGGAACAATTTAAAATCAACCACTATTTATCCTGGGCAAAAACTTTTGGTGGGCAGCGGTTCAAGCGGAAGTGTAAGTGTTAGCGCCAATACAAAAACAGGAGTTAAAACAACAACTCAGCAAGGTGCAAAAAAAATCGTTTACACAATAAAAAAAGGCGACAATTTATTTGCTATTGCCAAAAATTTTAATGTTTCAATAGACAATATAAAACAATGGAACGGGCTCTCTTCCAACAATATTACTGCGGGTAAAAGTTTAGTTATTTATTCTTCTGTATCCGCTCCAAAAACTACAACTCAAACTAGCAGTTCATCAAAACCCAGAAATATATCTTATGTGGTAAAAAGCGGTGATTCTTTATGGTCAATAGCAAATAAATACGGAACAACCGTAGAGCGCATAAAAAAAGATAATAAATTAAATTCTGACAAACTGATTTTAGGACAAAAATTAATCATTAATTAA
- a CDS encoding MBOAT family protein, protein MNFSISEFISSLRYLPDQPLLFQSVTFFILFAFFYLLYALCFNNRAMRNGVLLLFGLYFYYKISGFFVGVMVLMATIDYFIGIGIYKSKNPASKKFLLVLSVLINVGALFYFKYTNFLIETWTGIFHPGTEPLVLKIVQPLGISYYVFKSLTYIFDIHREVIEYPEKNWFRYVLYVSFFPNILAGPISKARDLLPQFVQKPIIDKETLSKGFFLIMLGLIKKVVFADYLGSNLVDRVFESPQYFTGIDALMAAYGGLIQLYFDFAGYTDMMVGFALLLGYTIQHNFNKPFLAGNITAFWRRWHITLYSWLNEYLYQPMAFAWRRGGKIMILLAVFITFFVSGLWHGASLTFVVWGLLHGAAISWDVVSQKGRDNVKKWMPKAIYSFLSIFITFHFLVFSAVLINVPNLSEASNFYNLILQTDLSLFPKWLDIYFYPFLIMVIGLFLQYLPIKFYTGIFNSYSKLHWTLKAIVFSLLVIVLYQLYSSDAMPFIYIQF, encoded by the coding sequence ATGAATTTTTCAATTTCTGAATTCATATCATCTTTAAGGTATTTACCAGACCAACCTTTGTTGTTTCAATCGGTAACTTTTTTTATACTTTTCGCATTCTTTTATTTACTGTATGCTTTATGCTTCAACAACAGAGCTATGCGCAATGGGGTTTTGCTCCTGTTCGGATTATATTTTTATTATAAAATCAGTGGTTTTTTTGTAGGCGTAATGGTTTTAATGGCTACAATAGACTATTTTATTGGTATTGGCATTTATAAAAGCAAAAATCCGGCAAGTAAAAAATTTCTTTTAGTTTTATCTGTTTTAATAAATGTTGGAGCTCTTTTTTACTTTAAATACACCAATTTTTTAATTGAAACATGGACAGGAATTTTCCACCCGGGCACAGAGCCATTAGTTTTAAAAATTGTTCAACCGCTCGGAATTTCTTATTATGTTTTTAAATCTTTAACATACATCTTTGATATACACAGAGAAGTAATAGAATATCCTGAGAAAAATTGGTTTAGATACGTTTTGTATGTCTCTTTCTTCCCAAATATTTTAGCAGGACCTATCTCAAAAGCAAGAGATTTATTGCCTCAATTTGTCCAAAAACCAATCATTGACAAAGAGACACTTAGCAAAGGCTTTTTCTTAATAATGCTTGGGCTTATAAAAAAAGTAGTTTTTGCCGATTATTTAGGTTCAAACCTTGTTGATAGAGTTTTTGAAAGCCCACAATATTTCACAGGTATAGACGCACTCATGGCTGCTTACGGTGGTTTGATTCAATTATACTTTGACTTTGCAGGATATACTGACATGATGGTAGGCTTTGCTCTTTTGCTTGGATATACTATCCAGCACAACTTCAACAAACCATTCCTAGCAGGCAATATAACAGCGTTTTGGAGAAGATGGCACATTACACTTTACAGTTGGCTAAATGAATATTTATATCAACCAATGGCTTTTGCATGGCGACGAGGCGGAAAAATAATGATATTGCTTGCTGTTTTTATTACATTTTTTGTCTCCGGATTATGGCATGGAGCTTCACTTACGTTTGTGGTTTGGGGTTTGCTGCACGGCGCTGCAATTTCGTGGGACGTAGTCAGCCAAAAAGGAAGAGATAATGTTAAAAAATGGATGCCAAAAGCAATATACAGCTTTTTAAGTATTTTTATAACCTTCCATTTTTTGGTATTTTCAGCAGTTTTGATAAATGTGCCCAACTTAAGTGAAGCATCTAATTTTTACAATCTTATCTTGCAAACAGATCTTTCATTGTTTCCAAAGTGGCTCGACATCTATTTTTATCCGTTTTTAATAATGGTTATTGGGCTGTTTTTGCAGTATTTGCCAATAAAATTTTACACGGGAATTTTTAACAGCTATTCAAAACTGCACTGGACGTTAAAAGCTATTGTTTTTTCATTGCTAGTTATTGTGCTTTATCAGCTATATAGCTCAGACGCGATGCCTTTTATTTATATACAGTTCTAA
- the glmS gene encoding glutamine--fructose-6-phosphate transaminase (isomerizing) — MCGIVGYLGNNEAYPIIINGLKRLEYRGYDSAGIAILNGDLRVYKSHGKVNDLENLVADKNIKGTMGIGHTRWATHGEPNDINAHPHLSQSGKHAIIHNGIIENYAVLKAELINRGYEFKSNTDTEVLILLIEDIQKNEKTSLEEAVRISLNQVVGAYAIVVISEENPDMLIIAKKASPMVIGIGKDEFFVASDATPIVEYTKDVIYLEDEEMAIIERGKDVRIKTIKNIDKTPYIQKLELNIEAIEKGGYPHFMLKEINEQPNSIRDSMRGRLSISKKEILVGGIERYIDKLCEAKRIIIVACGTSWHAGLVGEYLFEDLARISVEVEYASEFRYRNPIINKDDIVFAISQSGETADTLAAVNLAKSKGATIFGICNVVGSSIARATHAGSYTHAGPEIGVASTKAFTAQVTILTMIALMLGRKRNIIDEEKYIKYIEEFHSIPEKVKTTLKNVEGIVEKIAQNFKDARNFLYLGRGYNYPVAMEGALKLKEISYIHAEGYPAAEMKHGPIALIDEQMPVVVIATNKGTYEKIVSNIQEVKARNGSIISIVTAGDTTVKEMSDYSIEIPETEEFLVPILATIPLQLLAYHIAILRGCNVDQPRNLAKSVTVE, encoded by the coding sequence ATGTGTGGAATAGTTGGTTACTTGGGTAATAATGAAGCTTACCCGATAATTATAAACGGACTTAAAAGGCTCGAATATCGTGGATATGATAGTGCTGGAATTGCCATTTTAAATGGAGACTTAAGGGTTTATAAAAGTCATGGCAAGGTTAATGACCTTGAAAATCTTGTTGCAGACAAAAACATTAAAGGTACGATGGGAATTGGCCATACGCGCTGGGCTACTCACGGAGAGCCAAATGATATTAATGCACATCCTCATTTGTCGCAATCAGGAAAACATGCAATAATTCATAACGGAATTATTGAAAACTATGCAGTATTAAAAGCTGAACTTATAAACAGAGGATATGAGTTTAAAAGCAATACAGACACTGAAGTTTTAATTCTATTAATTGAAGATATTCAAAAAAATGAAAAAACAAGCTTGGAAGAAGCTGTTAGAATATCTTTAAATCAAGTTGTTGGAGCTTATGCTATCGTGGTTATCTCCGAAGAAAATCCAGATATGCTAATTATTGCAAAAAAGGCGAGTCCAATGGTAATTGGTATTGGAAAAGATGAGTTTTTTGTTGCTTCAGATGCTACGCCTATTGTAGAATACACAAAAGATGTAATCTATTTGGAAGACGAAGAAATGGCGATTATTGAAAGAGGAAAAGATGTTAGGATAAAAACAATAAAAAACATTGATAAAACACCTTATATTCAGAAGTTAGAATTGAATATTGAAGCAATTGAAAAAGGTGGCTATCCTCATTTTATGCTTAAAGAAATTAATGAGCAGCCTAATTCTATTCGAGATAGCATGAGGGGAAGATTGTCGATATCAAAAAAAGAAATTTTGGTTGGAGGCATAGAGAGATATATTGATAAGCTATGTGAGGCAAAAAGAATTATTATTGTTGCGTGTGGAACCTCTTGGCATGCGGGTTTGGTGGGAGAATATTTATTTGAAGATTTAGCTAGAATTAGTGTTGAGGTTGAATACGCTTCAGAATTTAGGTATAGAAATCCTATAATCAATAAAGATGATATTGTTTTTGCAATAAGCCAGTCTGGAGAAACAGCTGATACTTTGGCAGCGGTTAATCTCGCAAAATCTAAAGGTGCTACAATTTTTGGCATTTGTAATGTTGTTGGATCTTCAATAGCAAGAGCAACACATGCAGGAAGTTATACCCATGCTGGTCCGGAAATAGGAGTGGCTTCTACAAAAGCATTTACGGCTCAGGTTACAATTTTAACTATGATAGCATTAATGCTTGGAAGAAAACGAAATATTATTGATGAAGAGAAATACATAAAATATATAGAGGAGTTTCACTCAATTCCTGAAAAAGTAAAAACGACATTGAAAAATGTAGAAGGTATTGTAGAAAAAATTGCTCAAAATTTTAAAGATGCTCGCAACTTCCTTTATTTAGGCCGTGGATATAATTATCCTGTAGCAATGGAAGGTGCTTTAAAACTAAAAGAAATAAGCTATATTCATGCAGAAGGCTATCCAGCAGCAGAAATGAAGCATGGTCCAATAGCATTAATTGATGAACAGATGCCTGTGGTTGTAATTGCAACAAACAAAGGAACATATGAAAAAATTGTTTCAAATATCCAAGAGGTAAAAGCAAGAAATGGTAGCATTATTTCAATCGTTACTGCTGGCGATACCACAGTGAAAGAAATGAGCGATTATTCAATAGAAATTCCAGAAACAGAGGAGTTTTTAGTTCCAATCTTAGCTACAATTCCATTGCAACTTTTGGCTTATCATATTGCAATATTGCGTGGTTGTAATGTTGACCAGCCAAGAAACTTAGCAAAATCTGTTACTGTTGAGTAA
- a CDS encoding DUF4270 domain-containing protein: protein MNYKKIIKNTITAFVSIISCVIVLVSCTPENDFGLDVQPPGDELNVVKTDTILINAYTRKVDSLRTDETSLSLLGHYTDPIFGELKASFCTQLLLSSTNVDFGTNPVIDSVILHLQYHSIYGNVAQNNPVTVEVRDLQNNIKIDSNYYSFSPINAGELLGTYTYTPNAKDSVIVEGKKLGPQLRIPLDKSFGQRIIDANLAGHLASDNVFQQFFHGICVLPVSGANGSISVLNIVSQYSGLTIYYHNDLDTSKYRLNISTKSARYCNFEHFAYAGASADLLGQLNGDTLLGQQKLFLQPLAGTEVVFKLPSIKLLNKDFSIVINRAELILPVDASVNEEEYPRPAALGLVKMNEAGKYFTLLDASSDPFGKFDKGKNAYRFIMTKQIQKIITGGETPFGFVLLVSGSSVYANRVVLNGPKSTNPMRLEITYTPIQK, encoded by the coding sequence GTGAATTATAAAAAAATAATAAAAAATACAATAACAGCATTTGTAAGTATCATTTCTTGCGTTATTGTTTTGGTATCGTGTACTCCTGAAAATGATTTTGGACTTGATGTGCAGCCACCGGGAGATGAATTGAATGTTGTTAAAACAGACACTATTCTTATTAATGCATATACAAGAAAAGTAGATAGCCTTAGAACTGATGAAACGAGCTTAAGTCTTCTTGGACATTATACTGACCCAATTTTTGGAGAATTAAAAGCCTCCTTTTGCACTCAACTGCTTTTATCTAGCACAAATGTTGATTTTGGTACAAATCCTGTAATTGATTCCGTGATTTTGCATTTACAGTATCATTCTATTTATGGAAATGTAGCCCAAAATAATCCTGTAACGGTGGAGGTAAGGGATTTGCAAAACAATATTAAAATAGATAGTAATTATTATTCTTTTTCGCCGATAAATGCAGGAGAGTTATTGGGAACTTACACTTATACGCCTAATGCGAAAGACAGCGTTATTGTTGAAGGGAAAAAACTTGGACCTCAATTAAGAATTCCTCTTGACAAAAGTTTTGGACAAAGAATAATTGATGCTAATTTAGCAGGACACTTAGCATCTGATAATGTTTTCCAGCAGTTTTTTCATGGCATTTGCGTTCTGCCTGTTTCGGGAGCAAATGGCTCAATATCAGTGTTAAACATTGTTTCGCAATATTCTGGGCTGACAATATACTACCATAATGACTTAGATACTTCAAAATACAGACTAAATATTTCTACAAAATCAGCTCGTTACTGCAATTTTGAGCATTTTGCTTATGCAGGAGCTTCTGCCGATTTGTTAGGACAATTAAACGGTGATACATTGCTTGGACAACAAAAATTGTTTTTACAACCGCTTGCTGGAACAGAAGTAGTATTTAAACTTCCAAGCATAAAATTATTAAATAAGGATTTTTCAATAGTAATAAACAGAGCAGAATTAATTTTGCCCGTAGATGCTTCTGTTAATGAAGAAGAATATCCTCGCCCAGCTGCATTGGGTTTAGTAAAAATGAATGAAGCAGGAAAATATTTTACATTATTAGACGCTAGCAGCGATCCTTTTGGCAAGTTTGACAAAGGAAAGAACGCTTATCGTTTTATAATGACAAAGCAGATTCAAAAAATAATTACTGGGGGTGAAACACCTTTTGGATTTGTTTTGTTGGTAAGTGGCTCTTCGGTTTATGCAAATCGAGTCGTTTTAAATGGCCCAAAAAGCACAAACCCAATGCGTCTAGAAATAACATACACCCCTATTCAAAAATAA
- a CDS encoding sodium:proton antiporter: MTISIIITLCVLVLLSYFFDLTSKKTRIPSVILLLLVGWGVRQISYYLGINVPDLSEILPIVGTIGLILIVLEGSMELELKKSKKTLIIKSVLMAILPMAVLGVVLAYIIQYVDDVPFKIALTNALPLCIISSAIAIPSVHALSKKDREFVTYETSISDIIGVIAFNFISLNEVFGWATFGNFFLQILLTLFISFAGIIGLSVLLNKINHSVKFIPIIILLVLFYAITKYFHLPGLIFILLFGMFLGNLNLLHKTKWAQAFHVESLKKEFVRFSEIVAETTFLVRTLFFLLFGFLIETSELLNLSALPWAIGITFAIFIIRFIFLKFFKVKEKTLYYIAPRGLITILLFLSIVPEEVVPTVNKPLVTQIVILSSFVMMIGLMVNKKMDIVEGGQEPVVLASDEQNKTEEELNNKEELDEAQ; this comes from the coding sequence ATGACAATAAGTATAATAATTACTCTTTGTGTATTAGTGTTGCTTTCTTATTTTTTTGATTTAACGTCTAAGAAAACAAGAATACCTTCTGTAATTTTATTACTTTTAGTTGGCTGGGGAGTGAGGCAAATTTCCTATTATTTAGGTATAAATGTTCCCGATTTGAGCGAGATTTTGCCTATTGTTGGAACTATTGGATTGATTTTGATAGTGTTAGAAGGCTCAATGGAATTGGAACTAAAGAAGTCTAAAAAAACATTAATAATTAAATCTGTGTTAATGGCAATATTGCCAATGGCTGTGCTAGGAGTAGTATTAGCTTATATTATACAATATGTTGATGATGTGCCATTTAAAATAGCTTTAACAAATGCTTTGCCGCTATGTATTATTAGTAGCGCAATAGCAATTCCAAGTGTGCACGCTTTATCTAAAAAAGACAGGGAGTTTGTTACTTATGAAACGAGTATTTCTGATATTATTGGCGTGATAGCTTTTAATTTCATTTCGTTAAATGAGGTTTTTGGTTGGGCAACGTTTGGAAATTTCTTTTTACAAATTTTACTTACGTTATTTATTTCTTTTGCAGGTATAATAGGACTTTCAGTATTGTTGAATAAAATAAATCATTCGGTAAAATTTATTCCAATAATAATTTTGTTGGTGCTTTTTTATGCAATTACAAAGTATTTCCATTTGCCAGGGCTAATTTTTATTTTGCTTTTTGGAATGTTTTTAGGAAATTTGAATTTATTACATAAAACAAAATGGGCACAAGCTTTTCACGTAGAATCTTTAAAAAAGGAATTTGTTAGGTTTAGTGAAATTGTGGCAGAAACAACGTTTTTGGTTCGCACTTTGTTTTTCTTGTTGTTTGGTTTTTTAATTGAAACAAGCGAATTGTTAAATTTATCAGCACTTCCTTGGGCTATTGGAATTACTTTTGCTATTTTCATTATAAGATTTATTTTTTTAAAGTTTTTCAAGGTAAAGGAAAAAACTTTGTATTACATCGCTCCTCGAGGATTGATTACAATTTTGCTTTTTTTGTCCATTGTTCCGGAAGAAGTTGTTCCTACTGTAAACAAGCCTTTGGTAACTCAAATTGTTATTCTTTCTTCGTTTGTGATGATGATAGGTTTAATGGTTAATAAAAAAATGGATATAGTAGAGGGCGGGCAAGAGCCGGTTGTTTTGGCTTCAGATGAGCAAAACAAGACAGAAGAAGAGTTAAATAATAAAGAAGAATTGGACGAAGCACAATAA
- a CDS encoding glycine--tRNA ligase, whose protein sequence is MSEDLFRKIISHAKEYGFVFPSSEIYDGLSAVYDYGQYGSELKNNIRNYWWKSMVQKHSNIVGIDASIFMHPTTWKASGHIDAFNDPLIDNKDSKKRYRADVLIEDYAEKQHEKAEKEVEKARKRFGESFDETLFRNTNPRVIEYRKKGEDAVKKMAQSLENNNLDEIKQLIIDLEIACPISGTRNWTDVRQFNLMFKTNMGSVTDDSDSIYLRPETAQGIFVNFMNVYKTGRMKIPFGIAQTGKAFRNEIVARQFIFRMREFEQMEMQFFVKPGEEMKWYEYWREERMKWHLEMGIPKTKYRWHKHEKLAHYANAAADIEFDFPFGFKELEGIHSRTDFDLNAHQKFSGKKLQYFDSETNESYVPYVIETSIGLDRTFLCVLSHAYEEQQLEDGSVRTVLHIPDFLAPIKAAVLPLVKKDGMPEIAEKIADELREDYMVQYDEKDAIGRRYRRQDAIGTPFCITVDNETLENQTVTIRERDSMQQTRISYDSISSFLKDKLKPQKHED, encoded by the coding sequence ATGAGTGAAGATCTTTTTAGAAAAATAATTTCCCATGCCAAAGAATATGGCTTTGTGTTTCCTTCTTCTGAAATATATGACGGACTAAGCGCTGTTTACGACTATGGACAATATGGCTCTGAGCTAAAAAACAACATCAGAAACTATTGGTGGAAAAGCATGGTGCAAAAACACAGCAATATTGTTGGCATAGACGCATCTATCTTTATGCATCCTACCACGTGGAAAGCATCTGGACATATAGATGCATTCAACGACCCGCTAATAGACAATAAAGACAGCAAAAAACGCTATCGTGCTGATGTTTTAATCGAAGATTATGCTGAAAAACAACACGAAAAAGCTGAAAAAGAAGTTGAAAAAGCAAGAAAAAGATTTGGAGAAAGTTTTGATGAAACCTTGTTCAGAAACACAAATCCAAGAGTAATTGAATACAGAAAAAAAGGAGAAGATGCTGTTAAAAAAATGGCTCAGTCTCTTGAAAACAACAATCTTGACGAAATAAAACAACTAATAATAGACCTTGAAATTGCTTGCCCCATCAGCGGTACACGCAATTGGACCGATGTTCGCCAATTTAACCTAATGTTTAAAACAAACATGGGCTCTGTAACTGACGATTCCGATTCCATTTATTTACGTCCAGAAACAGCACAAGGAATTTTTGTAAACTTCATGAATGTTTATAAAACGGGTCGTATGAAAATTCCTTTTGGTATAGCACAAACAGGAAAAGCTTTTAGAAACGAGATTGTTGCTCGCCAATTCATTTTCAGAATGCGCGAATTTGAGCAAATGGAAATGCAATTCTTTGTAAAACCCGGCGAAGAAATGAAATGGTATGAATATTGGCGAGAAGAGCGAATGAAATGGCATTTGGAAATGGGCATTCCAAAAACAAAATATCGTTGGCACAAACACGAAAAACTTGCCCACTATGCAAATGCCGCAGCCGACATCGAATTCGACTTCCCATTTGGATTTAAAGAACTTGAAGGAATACACAGCAGAACAGATTTTGACTTGAATGCTCATCAAAAATTTAGTGGAAAAAAACTTCAATATTTTGATTCCGAAACAAACGAAAGTTACGTGCCATACGTGATTGAAACTTCTATTGGCTTAGATAGAACCTTCCTATGCGTTTTAAGCCATGCCTACGAAGAGCAACAACTCGAAGATGGCTCTGTAAGAACAGTTTTACACATACCTGACTTTTTAGCTCCAATAAAAGCTGCGGTTTTACCTCTTGTAAAAAAAGACGGAATGCCAGAAATAGCAGAAAAAATAGCTGACGAACTCAGAGAAGATTATATGGTTCAATACGATGAAAAAGATGCTATTGGAAGACGCTATCGCAGGCAAGATGCTATCGGCACACCATTTTGCATCACAGTTGATAATGAGACATTAGAAAACCAAACTGTTACAATTCGAGAGCGAGATAGTATGCAACAAACAAGAATTTCATACGACTCAATAAGCTCATTTTTAAAAGACAAATTAAAACCTCAAAAACATGAAGACTGA
- a CDS encoding HTH domain-containing protein translates to MKTEEKIIDAMKKAGKALSAGEIAELTQIDRKEVDKAMKILKESEKIESPKRCYWQPKK, encoded by the coding sequence ATGAAGACTGAAGAAAAAATTATTGACGCTATGAAAAAAGCTGGCAAAGCTCTTTCTGCTGGCGAAATTGCTGAACTCACGCAAATTGACAGAAAAGAAGTGGATAAAGCAATGAAAATTTTAAAAGAAAGCGAAAAAATCGAATCCCCTAAAAGATGCTATTGGCAACCTAAAAAATAG